The genomic DNA CTGGCTTTGGATAAGAGCATATAACTAACGGTATCTGACGTGACACTATCAAAACGCCTTTTATCCACCGATTTGAGGTAATAATAATAACGCGATTCTAATTCAATATCATAGTCAATAAAAATTGAATCCGGTGCATTCACAGAAGTTAAAAATTGAAATTCATTTTCAGCCTCTGATTTTCTATAGATTTTTGTCGTCCCCGAATGGGCTGGATGATCATCTCAGTAAATCAAATTGATTTCCTGATGCTTTTAGTTCCCTCCTTAAAAATAACCAGGAAGAATTTCTATCGATTCCCAAATCAAATGTAATTTTAAAACTGTAGGCACGCCCATACCAATTAATGATATCTGCATTGCCTCACATACGATAGTAATCGGATCAAAAATCATAACCTATGACACCCATTTCCTTAAAATTAAGGAGCTTCGTTTATGGGATCATATCTCTGCTCAAAATTAAATTAGAAGTATAATTATTTTTTTAAGTCACCCTATACCTCTAAATTCCTACATTTTCTGTTTCTCCATAACTCCACTTCTCCGTTATCATCTTACTTCTCAGTTTCACGTCTTTATTTCGACTTAATGGCTTGTTCAATCATTTCGTACAATTTCTTTTCATCCAAATTTCTATGCAGTTGACCATCCATAGCCACTGAGATTTTACGTGTTTCTTCGGAAACAATAATGATCACAGCATCAGATTCTTCGGCCAAACCTACAGCTGCCCGATGTCTTGTGCCTAACCAAGGTTCTAATTTTGTCGATTCAGATAAAGGTAAAATACATTTGGCAGCTTCTATTAATTCATTTTGAATTATCAAAGCGCCATCATGCAAAGGAGATAACGGGTTAAAAAGTGATACGATCAGAGGTGATGATATTTCCGCTTGAATTGGTTGTCCTGTTTCGATCACCCGGCGCAATCCGGAATTTCTGGCAAGCACAATTATGGCGCCAAAACCGCGATTCGAAAGCTCTAAACTGGCTTTGATAATCTCGTCAATTGCAAGTCCACTACGAACAAGTACAAATTTTCGAATCAAGGGTATTTGACCAATATTGAGTAAAAGCCTGCGCAATTCGGGCTGGAAAACAATAACAAATGCTATCAGCCAAATTGTTTGTAAGTTATTAAATATCCATACCATACCGTTTAAGTTGAATAAATTCACAAGAGCCGACATCAGAAGAATGATTAGTAAACCTACAGCCATTTGCAAAGCGCGGGTCCCGCGTAAAAACTGGTATAATCGATACAGGATAAACGCAATTAACAATACATCCAACACGTCTATTAACGTGACTTTTAGAAAGCCAACTTGAAACAAGGTGATGTTTATTTTACTCATCGATTACTAGATAGAATTTTGTAATTGGTTTTGTTTTTTTTCATTCGCAACAATTCAGCCGCTAAGACTCAAAGGCTCCAAGTTCATAGTTTTATCTTTTGAGTCGTAGAGGCTTCGAGGCTGAATAGATTCTTTCTTTCTAAAAATAAATCGGCAACAAGAGCGGCTTTCTTGGTTTCTTTTACATCATGAACCCGCACAATATGAGCGCCATTCTTCACCGCCATCACATGGGACACCAGGGAACCCTCCAATTCCCCCCCCCGATCCATTGATAGAGCTTTGTTCAAAAAAGATTTTCGCGAAGCTCCAACTAATATTGGAGCGTTCAATACCTGTAATTCTTGCAAGCGGTTAATCAAGTCATAATTATCAAACCATTGTTTGCCAAAACCAATTCCGGGATCCAAAACGATCTGATCAGAATTAACACCCATTTCCATTGCTTTATTCTTGCTATTATTCAAAAAAAGAAGGATTTCCTCCATTAAATTATCGTACGATGGATTCCGTTGCATATCCCTGGGTGTACCCTTAATATGCATTAAAATCAATCCAGCGCCATCTGAAGCCAATTTTGCAATTTCAGGATCATTGCCTAAGCCGCTAATATCATTGAGGATTTCCGCCCCGGCTTCAATAGCCAATTTTGCTACTTTGACTTTTTGGGTATCAATTGAAATTGGGACACCGCTTTGTTTTCTAATCGATTCAATCACAGGGATTACACGACTTATCTCTTCTTGTTCTGATACCGGTAAAGCACCCGGCCTAGTGGATTCACCACCAACATCTATAATATCAGCTCCATCTTCCACCATTTGCAAGGCATGCTCTACAGCTTTTGCGGTTTGGATATATTTTCCCCCATCGAAAAAAGAATCGGGGGTTATGTTTAAAATTCCCATTATATGCGTTCGCTCATGCAATTGTAAAGAGCGTCCTTTAATCTTCCACACCAATTCAGTTTGATTTTCAAAGTTTCCCAATACTTCAGCAATTTCATTTGAAATGAATACAAGGCCCTGTTGAGCTGACATTTCAACTGTTAAATTGGCATATTCGGAGTGTAATCCTGTCAAAAAGAGTTCGGAATCCAAACTCTTGAAGGAAAATTTGTTCCTCAACAAAATCTCTTTTAGTTTTTTTTGTTTTTCAGGAATCAGATTCGCGAGCTTTAAACAAATTATTTGATCACCCGGTAATCCATGGATGGAATGATTTGATAGAATCCGAACATGTGATGGTAATGCTGTCAATTCGGTAACTCTCCCTGTTTTTTTAAAAGCATAACCAGTCTTTTTCTGGCTTCTTCTTTATAGCGATCGTTTGGCCCGCGATTGTACCGGATTCTCTTGCGTAAATATTCGATT from candidate division KSB1 bacterium includes the following:
- the folP gene encoding dihydropteroate synthase translates to MSAQQGLVFISNEIAEVLGNFENQTELVWKIKGRSLQLHERTHIMGILNITPDSFFDGGKYIQTAKAVEHALQMVEDGADIIDVGGESTRPGALPVSEQEEISRVIPVIESIRKQSGVPISIDTQKVKVAKLAIEAGAEILNDISGLGNDPEIAKLASDGAGLILMHIKGTPRDMQRNPSYDNLMEEILLFLNNSKNKAMEMGVNSDQIVLDPGIGFGKQWFDNYDLINRLQELQVLNAPILVGASRKSFLNKALSMDRGGELEGSLVSHVMAVKNGAHIVRVHDVKETKKAALVADLFLERKNLFSLEASTTQKIKL
- a CDS encoding TIGR00159 family protein, which codes for MTLFQVGFLKVTLIDVLDVLLIAFILYRLYQFLRGTRALQMAVGLLIILLMSALVNLFNLNGMVWIFNNLQTIWLIAFVIVFQPELRRLLLNIGQIPLIRKFVLVRSGLAIDEIIKASLELSNRGFGAIIVLARNSGLRRVIETGQPIQAEISSPLIVSLFNPLSPLHDGALIIQNELIEAAKCILPLSESTKLEPWLGTRHRAAVGLAEESDAVIIIVSEETRKISVAMDGQLHRNLDEKKLYEMIEQAIKSK